A window of Actinomadura viridis genomic DNA:
ACCTCTGCCCCGAAGGCGGCCAGGATCCGGGCGACCCGCCCGCCGATCGCGCCGCAGCCCACCAGGCCGACGGTCGTGCCCTCGATCTCCAGCCCGCACTTCTCGTAGGTGTAGTAGTCGCTCGCCCACTCCCCGCGCAGCGCGAGCGCGGCGTGCGTCTCGGGGATGCGGCGCAGCGTGGCCAGCAGCATCCCGACGGTGAACTCGGCGGTCGCGGTGGCGTTGCGGCCGGGGGCGTAGCACACCCGGATCCCGCGCTCGGTGGCCGCCTCGACGTTGACGTTGACGGGGCCGCCCCGGCTGACCACGACCAGCCGCAGCCCCGGGGCGTTCTCCAGGACCTTGCGGGTGAACGGCGCCATCTGGGTGACGGCCACCTCGATCCCGCCGACCGCCTCGATCATGAGGTCCTCGGTGCCGGACGCCTCGTCCACCTCGGCGACCCGGCCGAACGGCTCCACCGGCCAGGGCAGGGTCAGCTCCCGGATGGCGGGCCCGCCGTCCGGGCCGCCGCCCAGCTCGGCGCGCAGCGCGCCGGTGAGCAGGTCGGTGCGGACGAAATGGTCGCCCGCGGCAAGGATGGTCATCGGCGCTCCGTTCGGGTGATGGCCTTCTGGGTCTCGGCATCGAAGAGGTGGCTGCGGCGAGGGTCC
This region includes:
- a CDS encoding 2-hydroxyacid dehydrogenase, producing MTILAAGDHFVRTDLLTGALRAELGGGPDGGPAIRELTLPWPVEPFGRVAEVDEASGTEDLMIEAVGGIEVAVTQMAPFTRKVLENAPGLRLVVVSRGGPVNVNVEAATERGIRVCYAPGRNATATAEFTVGMLLATLRRIPETHAALALRGEWASDYYTYEKCGLEIEGTTVGLVGCGAIGGRVARILAAFGAEVLIFDPYAPADVPGERVGSLDELMSRARIVSLHARVTPETRGLIGAREIGLMPRGSVLVNVARGPLLDYDALCDALESGQLMGAGLDTFAVEPPPPGARIFDVPNLVMTPHLGGASRAVAEKAARIVAAEVGRYRRGEPLAHCLNP